The DNA window TTTGTTTAGTAACTGCCAATTCCATAAAATTTCAGATAGTATAGTGTGTATTTCAACTTAATTCTGGTTGATCCTGCCAGAGGCCACTGCTATCGGAGTTCGATTAAGCCATGCGAGTCGAGAGGTGCAAGACCTCGGCATACTGCTCAGTAACACGTGGATAACCTACCCTAAGGTGGGGGATAACCCCGGGAAACTGGGGATAATACCCCATAGTCTATGGAGACTGGAATGTCCTATAGATAAAAGATTCATCGCCTTAGGATGGGTCTGCGGCCGATTAGGTAGTTGTTGGGGTAACGGCCCAACAAGCCATTGATCGGTACGGGTTGTGGGAGCAAGAGCCCGGAGATGGATTCTGAGACACGAATCCAGGCCCTACGGGGCGCAGCAGGCGCGAAAACTTTACAATGCGGGAAACCGTGATAAGGGAACTCCGAGTGCCCGTAAACGCGGGCTGTCCATCTGCTTAAAAAACAGGTGAAGAAAGGGCCGGGCAAGACCGGTGCCAGCCGCCGCGGTAATACCGGCGGCTCGAGTGGTGGCCACTATTACTGGGCTTAAAGCGTCCGTAGCTTGGTTGTTAAGTCTCTTGGGAAATCTGTCGGCTTAACCGACAGGCGTTTAAGGGATACTGGCAATCTAGGGACCGGGAGAGGTGAGAGGTACTCCAGGGGTAGGAGTGAAATCCTGTAATCCTTGGGGGACCACCTGTGGCGTAGGCGTCTCACCAGAACGGCTCCGACAGTGAGGGACGAAAGCTGGGGGAGCAAACCGGATTAGATACCCGGGTAGTCCCAGCCGTAAACGATGCGCGTTAGGTGTATCGGTGACCACGAGTCACCGAGGTGCCGAAGGGAAACCGTGAAACGTGCCGCCTGGGAAGTACGGTCGCAAGGCTGAAACTTAAAGGAATTGGCGGGGGAGCACCACAACAGGTGGAGCCTGCGGTTTAATCGGACTCAACGCCGGAAACCTCACCGGATAAGACAGCGGGATGATAGCCAGGCTGAAGACTTTGCTTGACTAGCTGAGAGGAGGTGCATGGCCGTCGTCAGTTCGTACTGTGAAGCATCCTGTTAAGTCAGGCAACGAGCGAGACCCACGCCAACAGTTGCTAGCATGTCCTTCGGGATGATGAGGACACTGTTGGGACCGCCTCTGCTAAAGAGGAGGAAGGAATGGGCAACGGTAGGTCAGCATGCCCCGAATTATCCGGGCTACACGCGGGCTACAATGGGCAGGACAATGGGTATCGACACCGAAAGGTGAAGGCAATCTCTTAAACCTGTCCGTAGTTCGGATTGCGGGTTGCAACTCGCCCGCATGAAGCTGGAATCTGTAGTAATCGCGTCTCAAAATGGCGCGGTGAATATGTCCCTGCTCCTTGCACACACCGCCCGTCAAACCACTCGAGTGGGGTCTTGATGAGGCTGCGGTTTTCGCCGTAGTCGAATCTAGGTTCCGCAAGAGGGGTTAAGTCGTAACAAGGTAGCCGTAGGGGAATCTGCGGCTGGATCACCTCCTAATGAATTTGGGATGGCAGTTGCTGAACAGAACACAAAATAGCCAGTGTCAATAAAGCAGAGGGCTCATAGCTCAGTTGGAAGAGCGCCACCCTTGTGGGGTGGAGGCCATAGGTTCAAATCCTATTGAGTCCACTTTCGATGCACCTGGAGATGTGAATCATCAGGGAAGGGCTGAAGGTTAATGACCTGACGATGCCGTGTAATGGTTTAGCACTCTGGACGTTAAATGGGTTCAACATCAAAGAGTACTAGAATTAAGCCTATCAGTGGATGGCTCGGTTCGAGAGCCGATGAAGGGCGTGCCAAGCTGCGATAAGCTTCGGGGAGGCGCACGGAGCCAACGATCCGAAGATACCCTAATGGGACATCCTGACACTTTTGTGTCGATCCGTAAGGATTGGAAACGCCCCGAATTGAAACATCTTAGTAGGGGCAGGAGAAGAAATCAATCGAGATGTCGTTAGTAGAGGCGATCGAACACGACAGAGTTCAAACTGAATCCCGCAAGGGAGATGTGGTGTTGTAAGCTCACTGTTATGCTTGTGTCTGTTAAGTGAAAGTCGTCTGGAACGTCGTACCATAGAGGGTGATAGTCCCGTACACGTAAACCGGCACAAACTAAGTGAAGTCTTGAGTACCGTGGGTCGGAATTCTCGCGGGAATCTGGGAGTCACTAACTTCCAAAACTAAATACTCCTCGAAACCGATAGCGTATTAGTAGCGTGAGCGAAGGCTGAAAAGTAACCCCAGAAAGGTGGTTAAAAGTGCCTGAAATTGATAGGTGATAGCGGGTTATAGCGTTAAAGGATCTTCCATGCGAAGGAACCCGTCGCGAGGCGGTAGTACGGGTATGGTTGCCAATGTTATAACGTACGTTTTGAAGAACGGGCCAGAGAGTTTATTCTGTTGGCGAAGGTTAACCCGAAAGGGGAGCCGAAGGGAAACCAACAAGTCTGTAGCCTTCGGGTGTGAGACGGCGTATTAAAAGTGCGCGGAGTCAGCAGGATAAGACCCGAAGCCTAGTGATCTATGCGTGGGCAGGTTGAAGCGTGACGAAAGTTGCGTGGAGGACCGAATGGGGTTTTGATATGCAAATCATTCCCGTGACCTGTGTATAGGAGTGAAAGATTAATCGAACTAGGCATCCGCTGGTTCCTCTCGAAACATGTCGCAGCATGACCTGGCTGGAGATCGATAGTGAGGTAGAGCACTGATTGGGGGAGCTGGGCGGGAAACTGCTCACCCCCCTGTCAAACTCCAAACTCCCTATCATCGTAGAAGGCTGGAAGTCCGGGCTACGGGGTAAGCTTGTAGTCCGTAAGGGAGACAACCCAGACCGAGGTTAATGTCCCTCAATGTAGGTTAAGTGTCAACACTGAAAGCGGTCCTAGGCCAAAGACAACTGGGAGGTGAGCTCAGAAGCAGCTACCCTTTAAAAAGTGCGTAACAGCTTACCAGTCAAGGTTTAGGGCACTGAAAATGGACGGGGCTAAAAACCTACTACAGAGACCTCGGGGCACCGCAAGGTGATCCAGTAGAGAGGCGTTCTGCATGGGTGGAAGTTGGGGCGTAAGTTCCAATGGACCGTGTAGAAATGAGAATTCTGGCAATAGTAGAAGCATAGTTGGGTGAGAATCCCAACCGCCGCAGGGGCTAGGTTTCCTTGGCAATGTTCGTCAGCCAAGGGTTAGTCGGTCCTAAGACGTACCGTAATTCGAGTACGCCAACAGGGAAACAGGTTAATATTCCTGTACCATCTAGTTTTAAGCGCAAGCCCTGACGCTTTGGGATATGCTGGGCGGAGTTATCGCTCCGTCTAAGCGTCGAATTCTGTGGAGTACCGTAATGGTGAGAAGCAGAGGAATACGTGATGGGGAAACCCAGCAAATTCCTGGAGCCCGTGAAAAGGGAATTAGATGTCCGTACCGAGAACCGACACAGGTGCCCCTCGCTGAAGAGGCGAAGGCGTGTCGGATTTAATTGTGTTAAGGGAACTCGGCAAATTGGCCCCGTAACTTCGGAATAAGGGGTGCCTGCCTGGAGATCAGGCAGGTCGCAGTGACCAGGGAGCTCTAACTGTCTAATAACAACATAGCAGACTGCAACTCCGTAAGGACTAGTATAGTCTGTGATTCCTGCCCAGTGCAAGTATCTGAACACCCGGTTCAACGGGACGAAGGACTTGTAAACGGCGGGGGTAACTATGACCCTCTTAAGGTAGCGTAGTACCTTGTCGCTTAATTGGCGACTTGCATGAATGGATTAATGAGAGCTCTACTGTCCCTAACACAAATCCGTTGAACTTTTTGTCCTAGTGCAGAGACTAGGGACTCCTAATGGGAAGTGAAGACCCCGTGGAGCTTTACTGCAGCCTGTCGTTGAGTTACGGTGTTACTTGCGCAGTGTAGATGGGAGGTGTTATATCCGTTCTTTTCGGAGGACGGGGAGCCAACAATGAGACACCATCCTTGTTACTCTGTAACTCTCACTCCTTTGTGAGGACATCGATAGGTAGGCAGTTTGGGTGGGGCGCCACACCCTCGAAAAAATATCAAGGGTGCCCTAAGGTCAACTCATGTGAGTCAGAAACTCACAGGAGAGTGTCAAGAGCATAAGTTGGCCTGACGCGATCATGAAAAGCAAATGATCGCGAGAGGAAACTCGGGTCTAACGAACCAATATGTCCTTTTGGTGAGGGCTATTGACTACAGAAAAGCTACCCCGGGGATAACAGAGTCGTCGCCGGCAAGAGCACATATCGACCCGGCGGCTTGCTACCTCGATGTCGGTTCTTTCCATCCTGGCTGTGCAGCAGCAGCCAAGGGTGAGGTTGTTCGCCTATTAAAGGGGATCGTGAGCTGGGTTTAGACCGTCGTGAGACAGGTCGGTTACTATCTATTAGGAGTGTCAGGAGTCTGAAGGCAAGAATGAAATAGTACGAGAGGAACTTTCACTCGTCGCCACTGGTTGATCGGTTGTCTGACAAGGCAATGCCGAGCGGCTACGCGATAAGGGATAAAAGCTGAAAGCATCTAAGCTTGAAACCCAGCCTAAAAAGAGACTCCGTTGAGGACATGGATAAAAGATCCGTTTGATAGACTTGGGATGTAAGCACGAAGGTTACGACGTGTTCAGTCCGCAAGCACTAACGTCCAAACTCTAGTACTTGCAAACTTGAGTTGAACCCAGACGAAATCTGGAGTGCTAAAATTATACGAAACCATTATGTTTATTGCTTATCTAAGCGATAACTGTATTGGTTTTCTTTACACGGCTGCCAAGGTGGCGGAGCGGCCACGCGGCTGATTGCAGATCAGCTACACTCCGGTTCAATTCCGGACCTTGGCTTCGGGTAATAGCGGCCATAGCAGCTGGGACACACCTGGACCCATTCCGAACCCAGAAGTTAAGCCAGTTCACGTACTATATTGTACTGAGGTACGCGAGTCCTCGGGAACTATAATACGCTGCTATTACCCTTCTTATGCATCGATAAAAAGTATGCTGTTTTTCGTAATTGTGATTCGTGAAGAGTTACAACGTTTCTGTTCATTCCACTATTCGTCTGATTCTCGAATGGATATTCTTACTGATCATCATCATCATCATCATCATCTTCGATACTGGCGGCCATAGCAATCGGGATACACCTGGACCCATGCCGAACCCAGTAGTTAAGCCGGTTTACGTCGTATGCTGTACTGAGGTACGCGAATCCTCGGGAACCATACAACGCTGCCAGTATCGTTTCATACCAATCGCTATTTTATCGAGTTTTTCGGGAAAGAGGATTGGCATATGAGCCAGTCCCTGCCATTGTGATATCCACTCATTTGTAGAATAGGTTTTTTTAGAGGGGATATTTTATTATATAATCAATTGTTATGATGGCCAGCACTCCATGATATTCATGATGCCATACGGATAGGCGTTATACCGAGTTGAAATGTTTCTGACGTTCGCTTGTCTATTCATTTTGTTTGGATAAACAATGTCACGAGTTCGGTTATTAGCGTTTTTTTGTTTTAATGTTCCTGTATTATCAGCCAGATTGCAATGAGCATCACGATATTTGCGACAAGGAATAGAAATCCATCAATTCCGGCAATAATCGGGATCATACCCATACGCGAGAGATCAAAACAGACATAAAGCCCAAACGTAGCTGCAATTGCCCAGCCAAAATGTCTCTGTTTTTTTACTGCAATGAACACTGCTCCTGCTGCGATAATAATTTCGATGAATACGGAGAGCACCTGAAGGAGATCAATACCAGACATAATCCAGGAATTATCTGTCTGCTGGTATAAAGGAGTATGGCGGGTCCACGACACATTCTGCTCTCAAAACTCATAGAAATTCATGCATAGTCTCGAAGGTTACGTTCCATGCTCTCACATCACCTTCAATTTCCCTTTTTTATGGGGATCCTGACGGAGGGATTTTATTTTCATCCTGTTTGCTTATGGCCTTCGGCATCATATCTGTTTTCTTGCAAATCTCTCATCGGAATCTGTTATGCAGGCGATGACAACCAGCCCTAGATATAGATTCTTCGAGTCCCTCATTTCAGGGTGAGATCGTTCCAAATCTCCTGACTCAACTGAAGAACCGTTCAACTGCCCCAGAGCGACAGATGATGGGAGAAATCGATAATTAAAGAGAATAATCCAGTAATCACTTCTAAAAATAAATAAATATCATCCTGTTGTGAATATACCTATGAAAAAAGGAATAATCGCTATTATTTGTTTGATGGTACTCATGGTTTTTATTGGAGGGTGCTCATCTGTACTGAAGGAGCCGGAAATAACAGTTCAGAATGTGGAACTTGTCAATATAACTCCTACCGATCTGAACCTGAATGTGAGTCTTGCCATCAATAATTCGAATATGTTTGGAATAAAGCTCGATACCCTGACCTGTAATGTCTCTTATCAGAATTCCAGTGCCTGGTCACCACTGACTCAAATTAGTATGAAAAACATTCAGGTTGACAAGGGATCCAGTTCTCTGGTGATTCCTGTGCATATGAAAAATGCTGATCTCATCAAGGCCGGTTTTAGTCTTATGAAAGATAAGGAATTCACCCTGAAGATAGAAGGATCCGCAAATCCATCCTGGTACGGCATTTCACTACCTGTTACCGTACCATTTACCAAAACCATACTCCTCAACAAAACTTTTTGATACTTCCCTTTTTATAGTATTATGAATGGCTGGTTTTTCCGAGAGGCAGGAAAAGAGTAACTATCAGTACAATCCCTTTCAGGTCAATTAATTGAATGAATATCGTTTCGGAACAGCAGCAGATCAGATCAGTATCAGATTTGTAGCCTCGTCTTCATCTGATGTTTAAATATAAAAATGATAATTCCTCGTTGGAAACTTGAAAGAAGGTATATTTATATCGATTATCCACTTAACCATTATCAGCCGGCATACGTGTATCTTTCATAGAATATCTTCAAACGAGACGATGATGAGCGTATCTTCATCACTTTGAATAATATGACCAAAATCGATGATTATCTGGATCAACTCCATCATGGTGTCTGGGAAGTGGTGATACCAAAAGATGATGTTACCGATCCGTTGAGTGATGAATGGAAGCGGTCTCCCATCAATATTCCAACCCCTGGTACCCTCGCGAGTTATAGAAAAGGCCAATACCATGTTCATGAGACAAAAAACGAGTGGCGGGTTCATCTGGATAGATACGACCCAAAAGTCCATCCTACTCTTCATCTGATCGATGACGCTCCCCTTTTTCTCATGATCTTTGATACGATGGTGATGCTCTTCTCTGAAGCACGGGGAAGATCGAACACTATTGAAAATAAAATGAAGGATCAGCAGACATTATTAAAGAATGGGTTTTCTTTTGGCATATTTCTCCTCTTCCTTGGATCAACCTTCATAATCTCTCCTACATTTTATTATTACGGTATTTTCCAGGTATTTCTCCCGTTTGTTGTCATTATTATTGGATTCGTATTTATTGGTAGGGGTATTTCCTGGCACCCTTTGCAGAGTGCTGAACCGAAAAAAATTGTCAAAGGAGGAGCAATAATACTGATAGGGCTCGTTCTCTCAGCATTTCCGATAATGATCTGGAATGTTATTTTGCTTTCAGTTCTCTGTATCTGGATGTTATCGAGTGCAATTCTGCTACTTAACAGGGTTCGGAAAGGAAAATCTGCTGTTATAGAAGGTTTTTATAGCCGATTTGCCATTGCCGTCGTATCGTTGCTCCTCGCTATTGGAGTTTTCATCATTCCAGGGGAAATTCTTACGTTATTCATGATGATCTCAGGTGTTATAATAATCTTAATCGGTTGTACCGTGATCGGTACCACCCTCAAACTGAGGAGCAGATCTCATATATCTCCAAAAAATATGCTGTCATAGTCCTGCCAATATCAGTATTCTTACGCGAAATGTTATTGCATTTTTAATAAAAAAGTACTCCTATTTGTGATTTGTTAAAACCCTCAGTTTTAACCCTCATTCAGTGTCCTTATATCAATAAGGATACTATTTGCGAATGGTGTAAAGGGATTCAACAGACCCCTTTTTAATTGAAATCCGAAAATCCCTTCAATGAGGTAACCGAGGGAGCCAGATGGATACCTCTGTTGCATCGTGCCAGTGCTGTAGTTTTAGTGGTGGGAGTGGAGGCCGGAAGGTTAACCGGGATTTATTGTTTGCCTTTTGGTTCCTGCAAACCAGGGGCATTCTATCACGCAGAGGCTACACCTGATGCCACCCCGGCGATATCCACAGGGCAAGTGGGGCTTCACATTTCAGCAGTATCTGCTGACCAAGCAGCCACGTTACAACCGGAATGAGATGGGGAGATATCCTGGCCCTCACCTTCTGGCACCGGAACATATCGATGCCATCCAGCCCGAATGCATCTCCGGGGCAAACCCGAACGCAACGTCCGCACCCTGTGCAGAGGCCGGCATCAAGAGATCCTGTTTCAGATCTCGCCGTATCGTCAGGTCTGTTTTCCGAGACTGGCACGCTGGTTATAACACCACTCAGCAGCAGCCTCGAGCCATATTGGGGTGAGAGCAAAAGGGAATTTCCTATTGACCCAAGTTTCCAGATGCAGCGACCTGTTTTAACCGGACAAGACCCTGCGCCTGTCCATCCAGCATTCTTATGGGCAGGTAGAGGGGAACGGCGAGGGTTGGTTTCTGTTCGTTGTTCAGGCCTTCTGCGAGTCGGCCGGCCGAGTTATCAAGAGCCCCGGCAATCCGAAGCATCACCCTGGTCTTCTCTTTCGGTGGTGATCGAGGTGTCTGAGCGGGGACTTCTTTTCCGAACACAATAATGGTTCTGGCTGCCGGGAATGTCTGCATTACGTGAGTCCGGTCGGTCTCCAGCAGGTCAGAAATGCTCACCTCTGCAAAAACGTCAACTCCTTCCTCGCTAAAAAAGTCTTAAGATCCAAGTTCTCCTCCCTAATATTCAATCAGACTCATCCAGGTACCCTTCGCGATTTACGGTCAATTTCAGGTTCACCCAGGGAAGTGCCATTCATTGTTCAAAGGCTCTCTCTATATTCCAGATTGAAGATGAAGTACCCGAATGTGCTCATGAAAAAATTAACATCGATAAAGATATAAATGTAAG is part of the Methanosphaerula palustris E1-9c genome and encodes:
- a CDS encoding LEA type 2 family protein, coding for MKKGIIAIICLMVLMVFIGGCSSVLKEPEITVQNVELVNITPTDLNLNVSLAINNSNMFGIKLDTLTCNVSYQNSSAWSPLTQISMKNIQVDKGSSSLVIPVHMKNADLIKAGFSLMKDKEFTLKIEGSANPSWYGISLPVTVPFTKTILLNKTF
- a CDS encoding 4Fe-4S binding protein, with translation MPVSENRPDDTARSETGSLDAGLCTGCGRCVRVCPGDAFGLDGIDMFRCQKVRARISPHLIPVVTWLLGQQILLKCEAPLALWISPGWHQV